Proteins found in one Larimichthys crocea isolate SSNF unplaced genomic scaffold, L_crocea_2.0 scaffold532, whole genome shotgun sequence genomic segment:
- the aars2 gene encoding alanine--tRNA ligase, mitochondrial yields MFRLLRWRFRPLSGPSDLLYAGSARSFSGSPPPAARVRSTFLDFFRQEHGHLLVPSSPVRPRGDPSLLFVNAGMNQFKPILLGTADPRSSMSAYRRVVNSQKCVRAGGKHNDLEDVGRDLTHHTFFEMLGSWSFGDYFKVEACSMAWSLLTEHYGIPADRLYVSYFAGDAAARLPADEETRRIWLDIGVPPSRLLPFGLKENFWEMGDSGPCGPCTEIHYDHVGGRDAAALVNADSPDVVEIWNLVFMQYNREPDQNLCPLPRVSVDTGMGLERLVSVLQGTRSTYDTDLFTPLLQAIHQRSRVGPYGGRTGEADQGRVDMAYRVVADHIRTLSICIADGVHPGMSGAELVLRRILRRAVRFCVQVLQAPQGSLASLVPTVTHILGDVYPELHSEADRVMDVINDSEAHFLSSLHQGSRLILRTLSSKDYKHGVFPASVVWSLHRDLGFPLDLVDLMLDERGVKVDREELDRLMAESHKVSSDLHSGVQSQVMLDVLSLAELQRLAVPHTDDSLKYQYSLEQGRYVFPACSATVLALYDGRVLVSEVSEGQCCGVILDQTCFYSEQGGQSHDRGYFTWDRLQDVPYSVEAVVQAGGYVVHQVTAAGRLKTGDRVQLHLDQVHRLSCMVKHTATHILNFALRVVLGPAVQQRGSHVSADRLRFDFSVKGSLSVSQLQQVERCVNDIIAANQVVHSQELPLQTARCINGLRTVDEVYPDPVRVVSVAVPVSDLLNDQTDRQTSVELCCGTHLLQTGAIKDLVIVSERQMVRGISRIIAVTGQEAAEAREAGQVLSQEVDSLSARLTGSAPSSLDSAQCLAKEVGVLSDAVDNTSIPQWQRRDLQSRLRALQRTSNTCVRKLETRQAAVQTQALLEKNGVRDVQVDSVETDSLSVLMKTVNQLSAAAPHSHVMLLAHQRHSGKVLCACQVPKDSLSLSASDWALAVCRRLGGSAGGSALVAKGTGNSSDITEALRWAEEFASEKTQR; encoded by the exons ATGTTCAGACTGCTCCGCTGGAGGTTCCGACCGCTCAGCGGGCCGTCGGACCTCCTCTACGCCGGCTCAGCTCGCTCCTTCAGCGGCTCTCCTCCGCCCGCTGCCCGGGTCCGCAGCACCTTCCTGGACTTCTTCCGGCAGGAACACGGACACCTTCTGGTCCCGTCCTCCCCGGTCCGGCCCAGAGGAGACCCCAGCCTGCTGTTTGTCAACGCCGGAATGAACCAG TTCAAGCCGATCCTCCTCGGCACCGCGGATCCTCGCAGCAGCATGTCGGCGTACCGTCGCGTGGTCAACAGTCAGAAATGCGTCCGAGCCGGCGGCAAACACAACGACCTGGAGGACGTGGGCCGGGACCTGACCCACCACACCTTCTTCGAGATGCTGGGGAGCTGGTCCTTTGGGGACTACTtcaag gtggaggcgtgCAGCATGGCGTGGAGCCTGCTCACAGAGCATTATGGGATACCTGCTGACCGGCTCTACGTGTCGTACTTCGCAGGCGATGCCGCGGCACGTTTACCCGCCGACGAGGAGACCCGACGGATCTGGTTGGACATCGG GGTTCCCCCAAGTCGCCTCCTGCCGTTCGGCCTGAAGGAGAACTTCTGGGAGATGGGGGACTCGGGTCCATGCGGGCCCTGCACTGAGATCCACTACGACCACGTGGGAGGACGGGACGCTGCAGCTCTCGTTAACGCTGATAGTCCGGACGTGGTGGAGATCTGGAACCTGGTCTTCATGCAGTACAACAG gGAGCCAGACCAGAACCTGTGCCCCCTTCCCCGGGTCAGCGTGGATACTGGGATGGGACTGGAGAGACTGGTGAGCGTCCTCCAGGGGACCAGGTCTACCTACGACACAGATCTGTTTACCCCCCTGCTGCAGGCCATTCACCAG AGGTCGAGGGTCGGGCCGTACGGCGGCAGGACGGGGGAAGCGGATCAGGGACGGGTGGACATGGCGTACCGGGTGGTGGCGGACCACATCAGGACTTTATCAATCTGCATCGCTGACGGAGTCCATCCGGGCATGTCCGGAGCAGA GTTGGTTCTGAGGAGGATTCTGCGCCGGGCTGTCCGGTTCTGTGTCCAGGTCCTGCAGGCTCCTCAGGGCTCGCTGGCCAGCCTGGTTCCGACTGTGACCCACATACTG GGCGACGTGTACCCGGAGCTCCACAGCGAGGCGGACAGg GTCATGGATGTCATCAACGACAGCGAGGCTCACTTCCTGTCGTCTCTACATCAAGGCAGCCGCCTCATCCTCCGCACGCTCAGCTCgaaggactacaaacatggagTCTTCCCTG cctccGTGGTCTGGTCTCTGCACAGGGATCTGGGTTTTCCTCTGGACCTGGTGGACCTGATGTTGGATGAGCGAGGAGTCAAGGTGGACCGTGAGGAGCTGGACCGACTGATGGCAGAGAGCCACAAG GTGTCGTCTGATCTCCACTCAGGTGTTCAGTCCCAGGTGATGTTGGATGTTCTCAGCCTGGCAGAGCTGCAACGTCTTGCGGTTCCTCACACTGACGACAGTCTCAAGTACCAGTACAGCCTGGAGCAGGGCCGATACG ttttcccagcatgcagtgCAACGGTCCTGGCTCTGTACGACGGTCGGGTTCTGGTGTCGGAGGTGTCGGAGGGTCAGTGCTGTGGCGTCATCTTGGATCAGACCTGCTTCTACTCTGAGCAGGGGGGACAGTCACATGACCGGGGCTACTTCACCTGGGACAGATTGCAG gatgTCCCGTACTCGGTGGAGGCTGTGGTCCAGGCGGGGGGTTACGTGGTCCATCAGGTGACTGCAGCCGGCAGACTGAAGACTGGAGACAGAGTCCAGCTGCACCTGGACCAG GTCCACAGGCTGTCCTGCATGGTGAAGCACACCGCAACGCACATCCTGAACTTCGCTCTGCGGGTGGTTCTGGGCCCAGCGGTCCAGCAGAGAGGATCTCATGTGTCAGCTGATCGCCTCCGCTTCGACTTCAGCGTCAAG GGTTCTCTCAGCGTCTCTCAGTTGCAGCAGGTAGAAAGGTGTGTTAATGACATCATCGCAGCCAATCAGGTCGTCCACAGCCAGGAGCTTCCTCTGCAAACAGCCAGGTGCATCAATGGGCTGAGGACCGTGGACGAG gtgtaTCCTGACCCTGTTCGGGTGGTGTCAGTGGCAGTTCCGGTCTCTGACCTGTTGAATGatcagacggacagacagacatctgtGGAGCTCTGCTGTGGAAC TCACCTGTTGCAGACTGGAGCCATCAAGGACCTGGTGATCGtctcagagagacagatggtgaGAGGCATCAGTCGGATCATTGCAGTGACgggacaggaagcagcagag GCTCGGGAAGCGGGTCAGGTTCTGTCTCAGGAGGTGGACTCTCTGTCAGCCAGACTCACAGGCTCCGCCCCCTCCAGCCTTGACTCCGCCCAGTGTCTCGCCAAGGAGGTCGGCGTCCTGTCTGAT GCTGTGGACAACACCTCCATCCCTCAGTGGCAGCGCAGAGACCTCCAGTCCAGACTGAGGGCTCTGCAGAGAACCAGCAACACCTGTGTCAGGAAACTGGAGACCAGACAG GCTGCAGTCCAGACTCAGGCTCTGCTGGAGAAGAACGGCGTGAGGGATGTTCAGGTGGACTCTGTAGAGACGGACTCTCTGTCG GTGCTGATGAAGACGGTGAATCAGCTGAGTGCCGCGGCTCCTCACAGTCATGTGATGCTGCTCGCTCACCAGAGGCATTCTGGGAAGGTTCTGTGTGCCTGTCAGGTTCCCAAG GACTCGCTGTCCCTCTCAGCATCTGATTGGGCGTTGGCGGTATGTCGTCGCCTCGGGGGGAGTGCCGGGGGCTCGGCGCTGGTCGCCAAGGGAACAGGAAACAGCAGTGACATCACTGAGGCTCTGAGGTGGGCAGAGGAGTTTGCTTCTGAGAAGACACAGCGATGA